A window of Streptomyces sp. NBC_01689 genomic DNA:
CGACCCCAACTTCCAGGCCACCGACGACTGCTCGGTCGTGCTCAAGTACCTGCCGGACGTGCCGATCCACGTCGTCGCGGGTGACGAGTACAACATGAAGGTCACCCAGCCCGTCGACGTCTTCATCGCCGACAAGCTCTTCCAGCTCGCCTCCACCGCCGCCCCCGAGCAGGCCGACGAGGCCGCGTACCGCGAGCTGCTGACCGGCAAGACCGTGGTGGTCTTCGGCGGCTCCTACGGCATCGGCAAGGACATAGCCGAGCTGGCCGAGGGCTACGGCGCGAAGACCTACGCGCTCGGCCGCTCCACCACCGGCACCCACGTCGAGAACCCGGAGGAGGTCGACGACGCGCTGTCCACGGCCTACGCCGAGACCGGGCGCATCGACTACGTGATCAACACCGCCGGTGTGCTGCGCATCGGCAAGCTGGCCGAGACGGACAACGCGACCATCGAGGAAGCGCTGAAGGTCAACTACCTCGCCCCGGTGCAGATAGCCCGCTCCTCGTACAAGTACCTGGCCGAGACCAGGGGCCAGCTGCTGCTCTACACCTCCAGCAGCTACACCCGCGGCCGCGCCGAGTACAGCCTCTACTCCTCCACCAAGGCCGCCATGGTGAACCTCACCCAGGCGCTCTCCGACGAGTGGGCCGGCGACGGCATCCGCGTCAACTGCATCAACCCCGAGCGCACCGCGACCCCCATGCGCACCAAGGCTTTCGGGCAGGAGCCCGCGGGCTCCCTGCTCTCCTCCGAGGCGGTCGCGCACACCTCCCTGGACGTGCTGCTCTCCGAGCTCACCGGTCACGTCATCGACGTCCGTCAGCAGGACCCGACGGCGGGCGCGGGCCGCGGCTCCGGTTTCGAGGCGGCGCTGGCCGGCGTGCTGGACCGCCAGGACGGCGTGGCATAATCAAAAAAGAATAGCCTTCCGGAATTCAGGCCTTTGTGTCCGCGTGTTCGCCGCGCGTTCACAAAGGCCTGAATCCGTAGAGTTCACTTTTCGCTTTTGGCTCATCTCGGTATCAAAAAATCTTTTGGTATCAAACCGGCACTCACCCCTCAAGAGCAGGTTTCTCCGTGATTTCCACCGCTATTCGCGTCGCCCGTGTGGGCAGCGCGGCCGAGCTGGCGGCGGCGGCCCTCATGATGCTGGGCTTCCCCTGCCTGATGCTCGCCGCTCTCCTGCCGAGCGTCGGCGCCTTCGCGGCCGCGGCCGCCGTGACGTACCTGGCGGACCACTATCTGCACCGGCGCGGCAGCTATCTGGTCAACCGCCTCAGCAAGGTGCGGGCCGGTGTGTCCATCAGATTCCTGATCCGGCAGCTGCTGCTCGTGCTGCTGCTGGCGCGGCTCGACCTGACCGACAGCATGGTCTTCAACGCGGCCATCGCGTGCTTCCTGGCCTTCTACGGCTTCCAGGCACCGCACAGCGCCCTGGTCACGCTGATCGTGCAGCGCCGCAAGCTGCCCGTCGCCACCCGCAACGTCGACCTGGAACCGCGCGTCCGTATCCCGGCCGCGCCGCCGCGCCGGCTGCTCTCCCGGGCTGCCGAGAAGATGCTCCACCTCGACCTCGTGGCCGTCGTCGGTCTCCTGATCTCCGGGGCGACCGACGACAACGTCTACGGCTTCGTGGGCATCGGGGTGACGCTGCTGCTCGCCCTCGTCTACGTCGCGGCCCTGGTCCCGTTCGTACGAGGGCGGCGGGTCCCGCCCAACGCCGAACAGGTCCTCGCCGCGGTCGACGACTGGCTGCGCACCTACCGTCCCGAGACGGTGCTCTACTTCTCCGGTTCCAAGGACTCCGCCTACCAGGTCAACATGTGGCTGGAGACGATGGAGCAGCTGGACACCCGGCCGCTGATCATCCTCCGGGAGCGGGCGATCCTGGACCGCATGGCGCCCACCACGGTGCCGGTCATCTGCGTGCCCGGAGGGGTGCACCTGATGAACATGGACCTGTCCACGGTGCGGGTCGCGCTCTACGCGGCGAACGTCGGCAAGAACATCCACCTGCTGCGCGTGCCCACCATGAAGCACGTCTTCATCGGACACGGCGACAGTGACAAGCTCGCCAGCGTCAACCCGTTCAGCAAGGCGTACGACGAGGTGTGGACCGCCGGCCGCGCGGGCCGCGACCGCTACGCCATCGCCGACGTCGGTGTCCGCGACGAGGACATCGCCGAGGTCGGCCGCCCGCAGCTCGCGCCGATCCGGACCGCGCAGGACACCCAGGGCGCGGCCGCCGCCGACCGCTGCCCGACGATCCTGTACGCCCCCACCTGGGAGGGCTGGGACGACAACCCGGGCAACACCTCGATCCTGCTGGCGGGCGAGAACATCGTCCGTCGTCTGGTGCAGGCCGATCCGCCCGTCCGCGTCCTCTACAAGCCGCACCCGTTCACCGGCACCCGCAGCGCGCAGGCCAAGGCCGCGCACGGCAGGATCGTCGCGCTGGTCGAGAAGGCGGCCGCCGAGCGCGCCGCCGACCCCCGCCGCGGCGCCGACGCGGCGGCCCGGAGCGCGGCCGTGGCCGAGCTGGCCCGGGTCGAGGCCCGCATCGAGCAGCTGACCGGTGCCACCGAGAACGGCGACGAGGCCGAGGCCACCCGTGACGGCGTGGTCGACACCGCGGCGCACGCCGAGGTCGCCCGGCTGCGCGCCGAGTGGAACGACGCCTACTGGCGCTCCTTCGGCAGCTGGGAGCACCGGGTCATCACCGGCGCCGAGCCCCGCCTGTACGACTGTTTCAACGTCTCCGACGCGATGGTCTCGGACATATCCAGCGTGGTCTCCGACTACATCGCGAGCGGCAAGCCCTACGCGGTGACGGACTCCGCGGAGCTGGGCGTCGAGGAGTTCAAGCGGCAGAACACCGCCGTGCGCGCCGCCGTGATCCTCTCCAACTCGGCCGCCGAACTGGACGAGTTGCTCACGGGGGTCTTCGATCCGTCGGCGGACACGCTGGCCGGTGACCGCCGCGAGCTGAAGCGGTATCTGCTGGGCCCCGACGAGCCGGCGTCGATCGTCCAGTTCAACGGCGCGGTGCGCGATCTGGCGAAGAAGTCCCGGGCGCGCAACCAGGGTCAGGAGGCGGGCGCGGCCGCCGCGGCGGAACCGGCCGGCGCGGTGCCCGGTCAGCGGAGCGCCACCGCGGGCGAGACGGGCGGTGCGGCGGTCAAGGGGTGATCCCCGCGCCGTCGACCGGCCGCGGGCCGTCCGCGCACGCATGACAGAGCCCGGCTCCGGGGTACACCCCGGAGCCGGGCTTCTTTCTGTGAAGCACGTCACATATGAGGCCTCATCAGGCAACCGATCCGCCGCCTCACCCGTCTAGTAAGTAGTCCTTGAGGTGATACGGGGGAAATATTCTGATGACGGTGGGGAAACGTGACAGTGACGCAGCCTGATGTGAGCGTGATCATCGGCGCGTACGAGGCCATGCCGTACCTGGTCAAGTGCCTGCAGTCGGTCGAGGACCAGACCCTCGGTCCCGACCGGATCGAGGTCGTCGCGGTCGACGACGGGTCGACGGACGGCACGGGGGAACATCTGGAGGAGTTCGCGGAGCGCTCGGCCATAGCGGTCACCGTGATCCGGCAGGCCAACTCGGGCGGCCCCAGCGGCCCGCGCAACGTCGGCCTCGACAAGGCCCGCGGGCGCTACGTCTTCTTCCTCGACGCCGACGACCACCTGGGCCCGGAGGCCCTGGAGCGCATGGTCGCGATGGCGGACGAGCACGGCACGGACGTGGTGCTCGGCAAGGTCGTCGGGGTCAACCGCACCGCCCCGAAGTCGATGTGGGACAAGACGCTGCCCCGCACGGACGTGTTCTCCTCCCGGATCAAGTTCACGCTCAGCGCGCAGAAGCTCTTCCGGCGCGACCTGCTCACCCGGCACGACATGCACTTCGACGAGTCGCTGAAGACCGGCGAGGACGCGCTGTTCACCATGGAGGCCTACCTCCGCGCGGACGGTGTCTCCGTGATCGCCGACTACGACTGCTACTACCTGGTCGGCCGTGAGGACGGCAAGCACGCGACCAAGACCGGCGGTTACCGGCTGCGGTTCGACTCCGCCCGGGCCCTGATGGGTCTGATCGCCGAGCACGTGCCCGCCGGCAAGCGCCGCGACGGCCTGATGGTCCGGCCCTTCCTCATCACCCTGCTCCCGCAGTTCGGGCCGGTCTTCCTCAAGGACGACGAGGAGGTCAGACGCGACAAGCTCGCCCTGGCCAAGCCGATGATCGACGCGTACTGGACCGAGGGCGTCGCCGACCGGCTCAAGGTCAACGAACGGCTGCGGGTGAATCTGGCCGGGCTGGGCCGGGCCGACCTGCTGGCCGACGTCCTGGTGTTCCTCAAGAAGAAGAAGGCACCCGCGCTCCACGTGGACCCGCGCAGCCGCAAGGCCTATCTCGCCTACCCGCACTTCCGTGACAAGGAAGCGCCCATCCCGGACGGCTGGTTCGTCCCGACCTCACGCGAGACGGTCACCATCGACAGCTTCAAGTTCGCGCCCGCCGGTCGCTTCCCCGGTATGCGGACCGCCCGCCGGATGGCGCGCAAGGTGTTGGGGCCCCGCCGCGCGGGATGAGGCCGAACGCCCGTTCCGGGGCCCTGGGGGGGCGTACGGAACGGGCGTCGACGGGGTGCGTACCGGGGGGTACGGACCCCGCGAGGGAGGACGGGCGCTCCTTACTGGCGGCCCGACTGCAGCGCCTTGCGCAGCGGACGCCCCACCGCGCGGCGCGCCATGCGGTAGACGGAACGCTGCGGGACCAATGCCTGTGCCAGGGCCCTGGGGGCGCCCTTCCGGGCCCGGTCCAGCTCACGCCGCAGCCGGGCGTTGTCCGTCGACAGCTCGGTGATACGGGTCTGCAGCCAGCCGAACCGGGTGGTGAGCGAGGCCACGTCGGCGTCGTTCCAGGGCCGGACCCCGGCCGGGAAGGCGAGCGAGGCGATCCGCCGGTCGTAGGCCGCGCCCCCGTCGCCGTGGGTGAAGGTGTTCTGCAGACCGTTGCGCTCCAGGAAGCCGGTGAAGCGCTCGAAGCGCTCCTGGTGTCCACCCGTCAGTGCGCCGAAGTCCGCCTCCGCGTACAGCTCCGCCGGGTCGAGGTCCCGTGGCGGCTTGCTGATCCGGCGGTGCGGGATGTCGAAGTAGCGGCACAGCTCCAGGGTGCGCGAGTCGCCGCACAGCACGGTCGCGGGCGTACCCGCGAGGAGTGCCGCGATGTTGCCGTGGATGCGGGAGTCGAACGAGAAGTCGAAGCCCCGCAGGTCGTCGATCCAGGTGACCGGGTCGATGTAGACGCGGACCTTGTCCTCGCGGTACATCGGGTGGTCCGGGTGTGTGGGCATCGCGGTGACGGAGCCGTTCGGGTCCGACAGGTCGCGCCAGTGCAGCTGGCGGGCGTCGCTCAGATTCTGTCCGATGAAGCGCAGATACGGATACCGCGTGTGCGCGCTGCGGATCACCCGGTCGAGGCCCTGGGACCTCACCGCGCTGTGCGAGCCGTTGACCGCGATCCGGGACTCGGGGCCGAGGGCGGGGGCGTCCTTGCGGACGTCGAGGTCCTTGCCGTACATGAACAGGGACGGACAGCCGATGACCTCGACGTCACGGAAGCCCATGTCCTTCAGATAGCGCTCGGTGAACTCGCCCCGCACCCCGATGGACGCGCTGCGGTCGAGTACCGCGGCGACGAACTCCCGTACGGCGGGCTCCATGGGCTTCAGCCGGGCCGGGTTGTAGTCCAGGCCGGCCTGCGCGCCGATCCCCGGCACGACCACCGGGATCTTCAGCCTGCCGATGAGCCGGGTCAGCCGCCTGAGCTGGGGCTCGAACGAGGGGCGGAAGGCGTTGGCCAGCGGTACGACGAACGCGTCGTACTCCTCGTTGATCCGGCCGGCCGCCGTCACGTCGGTGCGGATGCCGTTCGACACGACCTCCGTGCCCGGGGTCTCGAGGATCTTGTGCGCCGCGTCGCTGAAGATCAGGTTGCCCGCGTTGGTGGCGAAGACGTCCTGGTGGAGGGCCTGTTCCACGGGGACGACGTCGTACGGACTTTTCCCTGATCTCAGGAGTATGCGCTTCACTGGATGAACAGTAGGTGCCACAACGTTCAACTTATCTTTGCGTCTTCTTTAAGTTCCATGAGGAACGAGTACAACCTTTTGTGCATGCGCGACCCGTGAGCGGGCGACTACGCGGGGCGTCCGCCAGCTGGACCGGGAGGCGCCGGCCCGGCCCGTTCGCGTAGATTGCCGGGCGGGACGGACCGGACCGACGCGAGGGGACACACCGCAGGTGGCAGGGCAGGCCGAAGGGAACGCGACGGGACCGACGAGTGCGGTACGGCAGGCCGTGGCACGGGCCCACCGGATGGTCGTCAAGGTGGGCTCCTCCTCGCTGACGACGGCCGCGGGCGGCCTCGACGCCGACCGCGTCGACGCCCTCGTCGACGTGCTCGCCAAGCACCGCAGCGGCGGCGAGAAGGAGATCGTCCTCGTCTCCTCCGGAGCCATCGCCGCCGGTCTGGCCCCGCTCGGACTGCGCCGCCGGCCCAAGGACCTCGCCCGGCAGCAGGCCGCCGCCAGCGTCGGCCAGGGACTCCTGGTCGCCCGCTACACCGCGTCCTGCGCCCGGCACGGCATCCGGGTCGGGCAGGTGCTCCTCACCTCCGACGACACCAGCCGCCGCGCCCACCACCGCAACGCCTCCCGCACCCTCGACAAGCTCCTCGCGATGGGCGCCCTGCCGGTCGTCAACGAGAACGACACGGTCGCCACGGACGAGATCCGCTTCGGCGACAACGACCGGCTCGCCGCCCTCGTCGCCCACCTCGTCCGTGCCGATCTGCTGGTCCTGCTCTCCGACGTCGACGGGGTCTACGACGGCGACCCCGGCAGGCCCGGCACCTCGCGGATAGCGGAGGTCCGCGCGCCGCAGGACCTCGCGCACATCGACATCGGCAGCGCGGGCAAGGCGGGCGTCGGCACCGGCGGCATGGTCACCAAGGTCGAGGCGGCCCGGATCGCGGCGGCCGCGGGCATTCCCGTCGTGCTCACCTCCGCCGTGCACGCGGCCGAGGCGCTGGCGGGCGGGGACACCGGCACCTACTTCCACCCCACCGGAAAGCGCTCCGCCGACCGGCTGCTGTGGCTCCAGCACGCCTCGACCCCGCAGGGCGCGCTCGTCCTGGACGACGGGGCCGTGCGCGCCGTGGTCGACCGGCGCACCTCGCTGCTGCCGGCGGGCATCGCGGCCGTCGAGGGCGACTTCGCCGCCGGTGACCCCGTCGAACTGCGCGACGGCGAGGGCCGCGCGGTCGCCCGGGGTCTGGTGAACTTCGACGCCAAGGAGATCCCGCAGCTCATCGGCCGCTCCACCCGCGAGCTGGCACGCGAACTGGGCCCCGCCTACGAACGTGAGGTCGTCCACCGCGACGACCTGGTGCTCCTGTATCCGTAGGACGTGTGTCCGTGGCACCTGTGCGCCGTAGCGCCGGCGTACGACCAGAGGGGGCGATTCCCGCACCCCGGCCGAAAACTGGTGTGAACGTTTCGCGGACGCCTGTCGCGGCGCGGTGAAACTCCGGAAAAGTGCCACGCGGGCGCTCCCCACCTGCTCAACTTTGTTGCAGGGGGACCCCGAGGTTCTGTTACGACCATTGCGTGAAGGAGGCTGTCGTGAGACGAGTGCGCCCGGGGGCGGCGGCGTCGCACGGTGGCGCCTCCCCGACACTCGGCTCCGCCCGGGCGGGGGGAGCTCCGTCCCGTGCGGCGGGCGAGGAGAGGGCCCTGACCAGCGTCGCGGCCGGAGACGCCTTCGAGGGCGAGAAGCCCGCCGACCAGCCGCGACTGTGGCACGTCACGCTGAGCGTCTCGGGCGGCGAGGCCCCGCTGAAGGAGGTCCGGCGGGGTCTGGAGCAACTGGCCCACGACCACCCCTTCCTGCTGACCAGCCGGTATGCCAACGACCACGCGGAGATCCGCTACTGGGAGGAGGCCCGCGACCTGCACGACGCGGCGGCCGTCGCCCTGCGGCTGTGGGGCGAGCACCGGCAGACCGCCCAGCTCCCGCCCTGGGAGATCGTCGGCCTGGAGGTCATCGACCGGGAGACCTATCACCAGCGCATCGCGGAGGGGTACGGGCCACTTCCGGCCACTCCGGTCGGAGTTCACCCCTTTTGAGGGTGTCTCGGGGTGTGGGACAACGGCGGGACGGACCCCCGCGGCGCACTACCCTTCCGACATGACCACGCTCTCGCCGTACGACTCGATGTCCCCGGTCACCCGGGCCGCCTACCGCGCGAAGTCCGCCGCCGCCGACCTGGCGCCCCTGCCGCGGGCCGAGAAGGACGACGCGCTGCTCGCGATCGCGGACGCGCTGGAGGTCCGTACGAGCGAGATCGTCGCGGCCAACGCGAAGGACATCGCGCGGGCCCGGGAGGCCGGGACCAGCGAGACGGTCATCGACCGGCTTACGCTGACGCCCGAACGCGTACGCGCCATCGCCTCCGACGTACGGGACGTCGTCGCGCTGCCCGACCCGGTCGGCGAGGTCGTGCGCGGCTCCACCCTGCCCAACGGCATCGACCTGCGCCAGGTCCGCGTCCCGCTAGGCGTCGTCGGCATCATCTACGAGGCCCGGCCGAACGTGACCGTCGACGCCGCCGCCCTCTGCCTGAAATCCGGCAACGCCGTCCTGCTGCGCGGCTCCTCCTCGGCCTTCGAGTCCAACACCGCCCTCGTCCGCGTGCTGCGCGACGCCGTGGGCGGCGCCGGACTGCCCGCCGACGCCGTCCAGCTGGTCCCCGGCGAGGGCCGTGAGTCGGTGCGCGAGCTGATGCGCGCCCGCGGCCTGGTCGACGTCCTCATCCCGCGCGGCGGCGCCTCGCTGATCCGTACGGTCGTCCAGGAGTCCACCGTCCCCGTCATCGAGACCGGCACCGGCAACTGCCACGTGTACGTCGACGCGCACGCCGACCTCGACATGGCGATCGACATCCTGATCAACTCCAAGGCCCAGCGGCCCAGCGTCTGCAACTCCGCCGAGACCCTCCTCGTGCACCAGGACATCGCGGCCGAGTTCCTGCCGCGCGCCCTGGACGCCCTCGCGGACGCCGGGGTCACGGTGCACGCCGACGAGCGCGTGCTCGCCCACGCGAAGAACTCCCGGGCCACCGTCGTGGAGGCCACGCCCGAGGACTGGGAGACGGAGTACCTCTCCTACGACATCGCCGCCGCGGTCGTCGACTCCCTCGACCGGGCCGTCGAGCACATCCGGCTGTGGACCTCCGGCCACACCGAGGCCATCGTCACCACCTCGCAGCAGGCCGCCCGCCGTTTCACCCGGTTGGTGGACTCCACCACGGTCGCCGTGAACGCCTCGACGCGCTTCACGGACGGCGGCCAGTTCGGCTTCGGCGCGGAGATCGGCATCTCCACCCAGAAGCTGCACGCCAGAGGGCCCATGGGGCTGCCGGAGCTGACGAGCACCAAGTACATCGTCACCGGTGACGGGCACGTCCGGCGCTGAGACACCGCGGCGCCCGGGCGCCGCGGACGGCGGCGCGGCCCGCCGGGCGCGCCCGGCCGGACGGCGTGAGAGCCGTCTCGCCAGGCGGATGAATTTCCATACCGTCTGCCCAAAATGACCCCCCAGGTCTACTCTGGATCCGTGCCGGAGGACGTGGGGGGCACGCCGTTCCCTGACGGCTGGGAGCCCGACGACGACCGCGACCGCGGGGGTGCGGACGAAGAGTTCGCCTCCGTGGTCTTCGACGAGGACTTCGTCCGGGCGGCGGTGATCCATGAGCCGACCGCCGTGGAACGCCTGCTGGCAGCCGCCCAGGCCCGCGCGGAGGCCTCCGAGGCCGAGGCGCGCCGGGCGCACTCCCGAGGCGGCCGGGGCGACGACGAGCACCACGAGGACTACGAGGACGGGTTCGGCCCCGACGGACACGGCCGTGACCCGGATCGCGACGACCCGGACGGCACCGAGGTCCTGGAGGGCCGCTACGGCGCTCCCGGGACGTACGGCAGGCTCTACGGGAAGCAGGCCCGCTGGCACCGCCCGGTGGCCTGGCTGCTCGCCCTCGTGATGGGCATCGGCATGGTCGCCCTGGCCTTCACGGCGGTCTACAGAGGAGCCTCCTCCAGCCGCCAGGACCAGCTCCCGTCACCGGCCTCCACAGGCCTCGAGCAGGACCGGGAGAAGGTCACCGGCACCGGCCCCCCGGTCTCCGTCGGCCCCTCCCGCCCGGCCGTGTCGGCGGTGCCCCGGACCCCGTGACACCAGC
This region includes:
- the proB gene encoding glutamate 5-kinase, with translation MVVKVGSSSLTTAAGGLDADRVDALVDVLAKHRSGGEKEIVLVSSGAIAAGLAPLGLRRRPKDLARQQAAASVGQGLLVARYTASCARHGIRVGQVLLTSDDTSRRAHHRNASRTLDKLLAMGALPVVNENDTVATDEIRFGDNDRLAALVAHLVRADLLVLLSDVDGVYDGDPGRPGTSRIAEVRAPQDLAHIDIGSAGKAGVGTGGMVTKVEAARIAAAAGIPVVLTSAVHAAEALAGGDTGTYFHPTGKRSADRLLWLQHASTPQGALVLDDGAVRAVVDRRTSLLPAGIAAVEGDFAAGDPVELRDGEGRAVARGLVNFDAKEIPQLIGRSTRELARELGPAYEREVVHRDDLVLLYP
- a CDS encoding glutamate-5-semialdehyde dehydrogenase → MTTLSPYDSMSPVTRAAYRAKSAAADLAPLPRAEKDDALLAIADALEVRTSEIVAANAKDIARAREAGTSETVIDRLTLTPERVRAIASDVRDVVALPDPVGEVVRGSTLPNGIDLRQVRVPLGVVGIIYEARPNVTVDAAALCLKSGNAVLLRGSSSAFESNTALVRVLRDAVGGAGLPADAVQLVPGEGRESVRELMRARGLVDVLIPRGGASLIRTVVQESTVPVIETGTGNCHVYVDAHADLDMAIDILINSKAQRPSVCNSAETLLVHQDIAAEFLPRALDALADAGVTVHADERVLAHAKNSRATVVEATPEDWETEYLSYDIAAAVVDSLDRAVEHIRLWTSGHTEAIVTTSQQAARRFTRLVDSTTVAVNASTRFTDGGQFGFGAEIGISTQKLHARGPMGLPELTSTKYIVTGDGHVRR
- a CDS encoding SCO2584 family spore wall biosynthesis protein, which gives rise to MPEDVGGTPFPDGWEPDDDRDRGGADEEFASVVFDEDFVRAAVIHEPTAVERLLAAAQARAEASEAEARRAHSRGGRGDDEHHEDYEDGFGPDGHGRDPDRDDPDGTEVLEGRYGAPGTYGRLYGKQARWHRPVAWLLALVMGIGMVALAFTAVYRGASSSRQDQLPSPASTGLEQDREKVTGTGPPVSVGPSRPAVSAVPRTP
- a CDS encoding polysaccharide pyruvyl transferase family protein, with protein sequence MKRILLRSGKSPYDVVPVEQALHQDVFATNAGNLIFSDAAHKILETPGTEVVSNGIRTDVTAAGRINEEYDAFVVPLANAFRPSFEPQLRRLTRLIGRLKIPVVVPGIGAQAGLDYNPARLKPMEPAVREFVAAVLDRSASIGVRGEFTERYLKDMGFRDVEVIGCPSLFMYGKDLDVRKDAPALGPESRIAVNGSHSAVRSQGLDRVIRSAHTRYPYLRFIGQNLSDARQLHWRDLSDPNGSVTAMPTHPDHPMYREDKVRVYIDPVTWIDDLRGFDFSFDSRIHGNIAALLAGTPATVLCGDSRTLELCRYFDIPHRRISKPPRDLDPAELYAEADFGALTGGHQERFERFTGFLERNGLQNTFTHGDGGAAYDRRIASLAFPAGVRPWNDADVASLTTRFGWLQTRITELSTDNARLRRELDRARKGAPRALAQALVPQRSVYRMARRAVGRPLRKALQSGRQ
- a CDS encoding glycosyltransferase family 2 protein → MTVTQPDVSVIIGAYEAMPYLVKCLQSVEDQTLGPDRIEVVAVDDGSTDGTGEHLEEFAERSAIAVTVIRQANSGGPSGPRNVGLDKARGRYVFFLDADDHLGPEALERMVAMADEHGTDVVLGKVVGVNRTAPKSMWDKTLPRTDVFSSRIKFTLSAQKLFRRDLLTRHDMHFDESLKTGEDALFTMEAYLRADGVSVIADYDCYYLVGREDGKHATKTGGYRLRFDSARALMGLIAEHVPAGKRRDGLMVRPFLITLLPQFGPVFLKDDEEVRRDKLALAKPMIDAYWTEGVADRLKVNERLRVNLAGLGRADLLADVLVFLKKKKAPALHVDPRSRKAYLAYPHFRDKEAPIPDGWFVPTSRETVTIDSFKFAPAGRFPGMRTARRMARKVLGPRRAG
- a CDS encoding bifunctional cytidylyltransferase/SDR family oxidoreductase, which codes for MSEHIAKPRTTAVILAGGTGQRVGLSIPKQLLKIAGKAVIEHTLTTFEQADSIDDIIVLMAPGYVPDVEKIVTKAGLKKVTKVIEGGSTRNETTERAIAALGEGLAEGEDANVLFHDAVRPLLSERVIDDCVTALERFQAVDVAIPSADTIIVTRTHGEDGEFITEIPDRSRLRRGQTPQAFKLSTIRRAYEVAAGDPNFQATDDCSVVLKYLPDVPIHVVAGDEYNMKVTQPVDVFIADKLFQLASTAAPEQADEAAYRELLTGKTVVVFGGSYGIGKDIAELAEGYGAKTYALGRSTTGTHVENPEEVDDALSTAYAETGRIDYVINTAGVLRIGKLAETDNATIEEALKVNYLAPVQIARSSYKYLAETRGQLLLYTSSSYTRGRAEYSLYSSTKAAMVNLTQALSDEWAGDGIRVNCINPERTATPMRTKAFGQEPAGSLLSSEAVAHTSLDVLLSELTGHVIDVRQQDPTAGAGRGSGFEAALAGVLDRQDGVA